One window of the Manihot esculenta cultivar AM560-2 chromosome 14, M.esculenta_v8, whole genome shotgun sequence genome contains the following:
- the LOC110600258 gene encoding uncharacterized protein DDB_G0284459 isoform X4: protein MDFWRKARTFAEDAAKRSQELTKEAAKRSQELTVGSSKFYDIVTETARRSKEIAAEASKRSQEITIGSSKLSDIVSETAKRSKEIASEASKRADQIKAEAIKRADQIKSLAEGITPSGALSRTVPAVDSQLEEKEKEKEKEKEKEMEKELERFGVTEELREFVKEITMSTFQDFPLQDDSEMSNVPMVSNVRQDLTQWQEKHAHLVLSTVKEISKLRYELCPRIMKERKFWRIYFLLVNNHVAP from the exons atggATTTCTGGCGTAAAGCCCGAACCTTCGCGGAGGACGCCGCCAAGCGTTCCCAGGAACTAACCAAGGAAGCTGCCAAGCGATCCCAAGAGCTCACTGTCGGTTCTTCCAAGTTCTACGACATCGTTACCGAAACGGCTAGGCGTTCCAAGGAGATCGCCGCTGAGGCCTCCAAACGCTCCCAGGAGATTACAATTGGTTCCTCCAAGCTTTCCGACATCGTATCCGAGACGGCTAAGCGTTCCAAGGAGATCGCTTCCGAGGCCTCTAAGCGAGCCGATCAGATCAAGGCCGAAGCCATCAAGAGAGCTGACCAGATCAAGTCTCTAGCTGAGGGGATCACGCCATCCGGTGCGCTATCTCGCACGGTGCCTGCTGTGGACTCGCAgctggaggagaaggagaaggagaaggagaaggagaaggaaaaGGAAATGGAGAAGGAGCTCGAGAGGTTCGGTGTCACGGAGGAGTTGAGAGAGTTCGTGAAGGAAATTACTATGAGTACATTTCAAGATTTTCCATTGCAAG ATGACTCGGAGATGTCTAACGTGCCTATGGTTTCAAATGTGAGGCAGGATCTTACACAATGGCAAGAGAAGCATGCCCACCTCGTTCTATCAACAGTCAAG GAAATATCAAAGTTGAGATATGAGTTATGCCCTCGCattatgaaagaaagaaaattctgGAGGATATATTTTCTTCTGGTGAACAATCATGTTGCACCGTAA
- the LOC110600258 gene encoding stress response protein NST1 isoform X3, whose protein sequence is MDFWRKARTFAEDAAKRSQELTKEAAKRSQELTVGSSKFYDIVTETARRSKEIAAEASKRSQEITIGSSKLSDIVSETAKRSKEIASEASKRADQIKAEAIKRADQIKSLAEGITPSGALSRTVPAVDSQLEEKEKEKEKEKEKEMEKELERFGVTEELREFVKEITMSTFQDFPLQDDSEMSNVPMVSNVRQDLTQWQEKHAHLVLSTVKEISKLRYELCPRIMKERKFWRIYFLLVNNHVAPFEKRFMEEATQKPAEEVKDNEVEEKAVGTSKPEAKKSKQQSKSVAVSSSEQDLDVFLLGGGSGDSDEGPDDDEEPFNDDFDKMVNSSESPVSC, encoded by the exons atggATTTCTGGCGTAAAGCCCGAACCTTCGCGGAGGACGCCGCCAAGCGTTCCCAGGAACTAACCAAGGAAGCTGCCAAGCGATCCCAAGAGCTCACTGTCGGTTCTTCCAAGTTCTACGACATCGTTACCGAAACGGCTAGGCGTTCCAAGGAGATCGCCGCTGAGGCCTCCAAACGCTCCCAGGAGATTACAATTGGTTCCTCCAAGCTTTCCGACATCGTATCCGAGACGGCTAAGCGTTCCAAGGAGATCGCTTCCGAGGCCTCTAAGCGAGCCGATCAGATCAAGGCCGAAGCCATCAAGAGAGCTGACCAGATCAAGTCTCTAGCTGAGGGGATCACGCCATCCGGTGCGCTATCTCGCACGGTGCCTGCTGTGGACTCGCAgctggaggagaaggagaaggagaaggagaaggagaaggaaaaGGAAATGGAGAAGGAGCTCGAGAGGTTCGGTGTCACGGAGGAGTTGAGAGAGTTCGTGAAGGAAATTACTATGAGTACATTTCAAGATTTTCCATTGCAAG ATGACTCGGAGATGTCTAACGTGCCTATGGTTTCAAATGTGAGGCAGGATCTTACACAATGGCAAGAGAAGCATGCCCACCTCGTTCTATCAACAGTCAAG GAAATATCAAAGTTGAGATATGAGTTATGCCCTCGCattatgaaagaaagaaaattctgGAGGATATATTTTCTTCTGGTGAACAATCATGTTGCACC CTTTGAGAAGCGGTTTATGGAGGAGGCTACACAGAAACCTGCAGAAGAAGTAAAAGATAATGAAGTGGAGGAAAAAGCCGTGGGAACTTCCAAACCAGAGGCGAAGAAATCAAAGCAGCAGAGTAAAAGTGTGGCTGTATCTTCTTCTGAACAAGATTTGGATGTATTCCTTCTGGGTGGAGGGTCTGGAGACAGTGATGAGGGTCCAG ATGATGATGAGGAGCCCTTCAATGATGATTTTGACAAGATGGTTAATAGTTCG GAAAGCCCTGTTTCCTGCTGA
- the LOC110600258 gene encoding DDT domain-containing protein DDB_G0282237 isoform X1, which produces MDFWRKARTFAEDAAKRSQELTKEAAKRSQELTVGSSKFYDIVTETARRSKEIAAEASKRSQEITIGSSKLSDIVSETAKRSKEIASEASKRADQIKAEAIKRADQIKSLAEGITPSGALSRTVPAVDSQLEEKEKEKEKEKEKEMEKELERFGVTEELREFVKEITMSTFQDFPLQDDSEMSNVPMVSNVRQDLTQWQEKHAHLVLSTVKEISKLRYELCPRIMKERKFWRIYFLLVNNHVAPFEKRFMEEATQKPAEEVKDNEVEEKAVGTSKPEAKKSKQQSKSVAVSSSEQDLDVFLLGGGSGDSDEGPDDDEEPFNDDFDKMVNSSGQFQVPCWFILFLPAMSL; this is translated from the exons atggATTTCTGGCGTAAAGCCCGAACCTTCGCGGAGGACGCCGCCAAGCGTTCCCAGGAACTAACCAAGGAAGCTGCCAAGCGATCCCAAGAGCTCACTGTCGGTTCTTCCAAGTTCTACGACATCGTTACCGAAACGGCTAGGCGTTCCAAGGAGATCGCCGCTGAGGCCTCCAAACGCTCCCAGGAGATTACAATTGGTTCCTCCAAGCTTTCCGACATCGTATCCGAGACGGCTAAGCGTTCCAAGGAGATCGCTTCCGAGGCCTCTAAGCGAGCCGATCAGATCAAGGCCGAAGCCATCAAGAGAGCTGACCAGATCAAGTCTCTAGCTGAGGGGATCACGCCATCCGGTGCGCTATCTCGCACGGTGCCTGCTGTGGACTCGCAgctggaggagaaggagaaggagaaggagaaggagaaggaaaaGGAAATGGAGAAGGAGCTCGAGAGGTTCGGTGTCACGGAGGAGTTGAGAGAGTTCGTGAAGGAAATTACTATGAGTACATTTCAAGATTTTCCATTGCAAG ATGACTCGGAGATGTCTAACGTGCCTATGGTTTCAAATGTGAGGCAGGATCTTACACAATGGCAAGAGAAGCATGCCCACCTCGTTCTATCAACAGTCAAG GAAATATCAAAGTTGAGATATGAGTTATGCCCTCGCattatgaaagaaagaaaattctgGAGGATATATTTTCTTCTGGTGAACAATCATGTTGCACC CTTTGAGAAGCGGTTTATGGAGGAGGCTACACAGAAACCTGCAGAAGAAGTAAAAGATAATGAAGTGGAGGAAAAAGCCGTGGGAACTTCCAAACCAGAGGCGAAGAAATCAAAGCAGCAGAGTAAAAGTGTGGCTGTATCTTCTTCTGAACAAGATTTGGATGTATTCCTTCTGGGTGGAGGGTCTGGAGACAGTGATGAGGGTCCAG ATGATGATGAGGAGCCCTTCAATGATGATTTTGACAAGATGGTTAATAGTTCG GGACAATTCCAGGTCCCATGCTGGTTCATATTATTTCTGCCTGCAATGTCTTTGTGA
- the LOC110600258 gene encoding DDT domain-containing protein DDB_G0282237 isoform X2, with amino-acid sequence MDFWRKARTFAEDAAKRSQELTKEAAKRSQELTVGSSKFYDIVTETARRSKEIAAEASKRSQEITIGSSKLSDIVSETAKRSKEIASEASKRADQIKAEAIKRADQIKSLAEGITPSGALSRTVPAVDSQLEEKEKEKEKEKEKEMEKELERFGVTEELREFVKEITMSTFQDFPLQDDSEMSNVPMVSNVRQDLTQWQEKHAHLVLSTVKEISKLRYELCPRIMKERKFWRIYFLLVNNHVAPFEKRFMEEATQKPAEEVKDNEVEEKAVGTSKPEAKKSKQQSKSVAVSSSEQDLDVFLLGGGSGDSDEGPDDDEEPFNDDFDKMVNSSDDEKEKL; translated from the exons atggATTTCTGGCGTAAAGCCCGAACCTTCGCGGAGGACGCCGCCAAGCGTTCCCAGGAACTAACCAAGGAAGCTGCCAAGCGATCCCAAGAGCTCACTGTCGGTTCTTCCAAGTTCTACGACATCGTTACCGAAACGGCTAGGCGTTCCAAGGAGATCGCCGCTGAGGCCTCCAAACGCTCCCAGGAGATTACAATTGGTTCCTCCAAGCTTTCCGACATCGTATCCGAGACGGCTAAGCGTTCCAAGGAGATCGCTTCCGAGGCCTCTAAGCGAGCCGATCAGATCAAGGCCGAAGCCATCAAGAGAGCTGACCAGATCAAGTCTCTAGCTGAGGGGATCACGCCATCCGGTGCGCTATCTCGCACGGTGCCTGCTGTGGACTCGCAgctggaggagaaggagaaggagaaggagaaggagaaggaaaaGGAAATGGAGAAGGAGCTCGAGAGGTTCGGTGTCACGGAGGAGTTGAGAGAGTTCGTGAAGGAAATTACTATGAGTACATTTCAAGATTTTCCATTGCAAG ATGACTCGGAGATGTCTAACGTGCCTATGGTTTCAAATGTGAGGCAGGATCTTACACAATGGCAAGAGAAGCATGCCCACCTCGTTCTATCAACAGTCAAG GAAATATCAAAGTTGAGATATGAGTTATGCCCTCGCattatgaaagaaagaaaattctgGAGGATATATTTTCTTCTGGTGAACAATCATGTTGCACC CTTTGAGAAGCGGTTTATGGAGGAGGCTACACAGAAACCTGCAGAAGAAGTAAAAGATAATGAAGTGGAGGAAAAAGCCGTGGGAACTTCCAAACCAGAGGCGAAGAAATCAAAGCAGCAGAGTAAAAGTGTGGCTGTATCTTCTTCTGAACAAGATTTGGATGTATTCCTTCTGGGTGGAGGGTCTGGAGACAGTGATGAGGGTCCAG ATGATGATGAGGAGCCCTTCAATGATGATTTTGACAAGATGGTTAATAGTTCG GATGATGAGAAAGAAAAGTTATAG